The Brevibacillus brevis genome contains a region encoding:
- a CDS encoding flagellar hook-length control protein FliK: MNVANLTPAVGSAGSVTATPVANAGGTGLGQMFSMQLMQVLDQVGTAEETMVAPEGLSDEEMLALADLMALFAQLLNSGQTTQDELPPDAQEKFATAIEQLLGKAQGNAGQVSEDLKQILANLKKGEATPNELDKLAALLESLKNQKGNAEESKRSGLNLRSDVIANMNTTQQDTFKTISPLRLNQGLSAYKLEAGIQSQTVQSTLQSGLLNQEGNAQEGMLNGNGQTPIIASSNTQTQSVQTFQQQSVPTHHVNANQLTQQVTQLFVSKMQLTQHNGVHEARLILNPQSLGQVDVTITSQNGVITAQFHAETQAGKEMLDNQLPQLRAALTQQGLQVDRLEVNQQQDTAFNFQQQREQARQQQENRQQQDKDEQEFALDALVDSNESTEVLWNRLRETARGIDDIV, translated from the coding sequence ATGAATGTGGCCAATTTGACTCCTGCCGTAGGATCAGCAGGATCTGTTACAGCGACACCTGTAGCAAATGCGGGAGGAACTGGTTTAGGTCAAATGTTTTCCATGCAATTGATGCAGGTGTTGGATCAGGTGGGGACCGCAGAAGAGACTATGGTGGCACCAGAGGGTTTAAGTGATGAGGAAATGCTAGCATTAGCTGATCTCATGGCATTATTTGCCCAACTGCTTAATTCTGGTCAAACTACGCAAGATGAATTACCGCCTGACGCCCAAGAAAAATTTGCAACTGCAATTGAACAACTCTTGGGTAAAGCACAAGGAAATGCTGGTCAAGTAAGTGAGGATTTGAAGCAGATTCTAGCTAACCTGAAAAAAGGGGAAGCAACGCCAAACGAACTGGACAAGCTGGCAGCTCTTCTCGAATCCCTGAAGAATCAAAAAGGAAATGCTGAGGAGTCAAAACGAAGTGGACTGAACTTGCGATCCGATGTGATAGCAAACATGAACACAACCCAGCAGGACACGTTTAAAACGATTTCTCCACTGCGGTTGAACCAAGGTCTCTCGGCTTACAAGCTAGAGGCAGGGATTCAGTCCCAGACAGTACAGTCTACCCTTCAAAGCGGCCTTTTGAATCAAGAGGGCAATGCACAAGAGGGCATGTTGAATGGAAATGGTCAGACGCCGATTATTGCTTCATCTAATACGCAAACACAATCTGTACAGACCTTTCAGCAACAGTCGGTTCCAACTCATCATGTGAACGCCAATCAATTGACACAGCAAGTCACGCAGCTTTTCGTGTCCAAAATGCAGTTGACGCAACACAATGGCGTACATGAGGCAAGGCTGATTCTGAATCCACAATCTTTGGGCCAAGTAGATGTAACGATTACTTCCCAAAATGGCGTGATTACAGCACAGTTCCATGCTGAAACACAGGCTGGAAAGGAAATGCTGGACAATCAGCTTCCGCAGCTTCGAGCTGCGTTGACACAACAAGGCTTGCAGGTTGATCGCTTGGAGGTAAACCAGCAGCAGGATACAGCTTTTAACTTCCAACAGCAGCGTGAACAAGCGCGACAGCAACAAGAGAATCGACAACAGCAAGATAAAGACGAGCAAGAATTTGCTCTCGATGCCCTGGTAGACAGTAATGAATCGACAGAAGTGCTATGGAATCGATTGCGGGAAACGGCTCGCGGCATTGACGACATCGTCTAG
- a CDS encoding TIGR02530 family flagellar biosynthesis protein, which translates to MNHFRVGQPYFPPKTNHVAKATTQTAPGNNKLFQEYLTESIGAATKTQPLSFSQHAVNRLQERGITLERQQMERLESAVQKAAAKGARESLVMMDNVAYVVSIVNRKIITAVDDGSMKDNVFTNIDSAIFV; encoded by the coding sequence ATGAACCATTTTCGTGTGGGGCAACCCTATTTTCCTCCGAAAACGAATCACGTCGCAAAAGCTACTACCCAAACTGCTCCAGGAAACAACAAGCTATTTCAGGAGTATTTGACGGAATCGATTGGCGCTGCAACCAAGACTCAACCACTTAGCTTTAGCCAGCATGCCGTCAATCGCTTGCAGGAGCGGGGCATTACGCTAGAAAGACAGCAGATGGAGCGTTTGGAATCCGCTGTGCAAAAAGCAGCAGCCAAAGGCGCCAGAGAGTCTCTCGTTATGATGGATAATGTGGCCTACGTCGTGAGCATCGTAAATCGGAAAATTATTACCGCCGTGGACGATGGCAGCATGAAGGACAACGTATTTACTAACATTGACAGTGCCATTTTCGTGTAG
- the flgG gene encoding flagellar basal body rod protein FlgG, with the protein MLRSMYSGISGLRGFQTKLDVIGNNIANVNTVGFKKGRVMFQDILSQNVQGAGAPTDGGKGGTNPTQIGLGSSIASIDTVFSAGSPMTTNLPTDLSIEGDAFFMVSPDDGATIYYTRAGNFTRDAQGFLVNSQGMKLMNTDPAPIQINQADGIVSYSIGKDGVITTVDDTGALASDNTIGVMTFNNPGGLKKIGNNLYENTVNAGARDDDPMTPATPADARISIIAGQLEMSNVDLSEEFTEMIVAQRGFQANSRIITTSDTVLEELVNLKR; encoded by the coding sequence ATGCTTCGATCTATGTATTCAGGTATTTCAGGCTTGCGTGGATTTCAAACGAAATTGGACGTTATTGGTAATAATATTGCGAACGTAAACACAGTTGGCTTTAAAAAGGGGCGTGTGATGTTTCAAGATATTTTGAGCCAAAACGTACAAGGGGCCGGTGCTCCTACAGATGGTGGGAAAGGCGGTACAAACCCGACGCAAATCGGCCTTGGTTCTTCCATTGCTTCGATTGATACGGTTTTCTCTGCTGGTAGCCCAATGACAACGAACCTGCCGACAGACCTTTCCATCGAAGGGGACGCGTTTTTCATGGTCAGTCCGGATGATGGGGCAACTATCTATTACACGCGTGCTGGGAACTTCACTCGTGATGCCCAAGGTTTCTTGGTGAACTCTCAAGGAATGAAGCTGATGAACACTGACCCGGCTCCAATCCAAATCAACCAAGCAGATGGAATTGTTTCTTACTCCATTGGCAAGGATGGCGTAATTACGACTGTGGATGATACTGGAGCACTTGCTTCGGACAATACCATTGGCGTCATGACCTTCAACAACCCAGGTGGTTTGAAGAAGATCGGCAACAACCTCTACGAAAACACAGTGAACGCCGGTGCACGTGATGATGATCCAATGACTCCTGCTACTCCAGCAGATGCACGAATCAGCATTATCGCGGGACAACTGGAAATGTCCAACGTTGACCTTTCTGAAGAATTTACAGAAATGATCGTGGCACAACGCGGTTTCCAAGCAAACTCTCGGATCATCACGACATCTGACACCGTACTGGAAGAACTGGTGAACCTGAAACGATAA
- a CDS encoding flagellar FlbD family protein, with protein sequence MIKLTRFNGSTFYLNITHIETVEATPDSVITLFNDRKYIVKDSVESIAERVQAFYHNVPPAASVPKMPGDSNE encoded by the coding sequence ATGATTAAGTTAACGCGGTTTAACGGCTCTACATTTTATCTGAACATCACTCACATTGAAACTGTTGAAGCAACTCCGGATAGCGTAATCACGCTGTTCAACGACAGAAAGTACATCGTGAAGGATTCGGTGGAATCCATCGCTGAACGTGTTCAGGCTTTTTATCATAATGTTCCTCCGGCAGCATCTGTACCGAAAATGCCGGGTGATTCAAATGAATAG
- a CDS encoding flagellar basal body-associated FliL family protein, giving the protein MFQNRLFNMALIIIIAISLLGVISFVLWQTYLSPAAQTTTTEEQEVKPLTAEEMKEFSVDTGEITTNLLTNNYMIVRFSITADSADAKTELEQRLPQVNQVIIKTLAGLTPEDIKGTEGVNKLEAKIMNEISSLMQEGKIVQVVTTKRVLS; this is encoded by the coding sequence ATGTTTCAAAATCGATTGTTTAACATGGCTCTAATCATTATCATCGCGATATCGCTACTGGGAGTGATCTCGTTCGTTCTCTGGCAAACGTATCTCTCTCCGGCTGCGCAAACAACCACGACGGAAGAGCAAGAAGTGAAGCCGCTCACGGCAGAGGAAATGAAAGAGTTCTCCGTTGACACGGGCGAAATTACTACGAACTTGCTAACAAATAATTACATGATTGTACGCTTTAGCATTACGGCGGACAGTGCTGATGCCAAAACAGAGTTGGAGCAGCGTTTGCCGCAAGTCAATCAGGTGATTATTAAAACATTGGCGGGGTTGACACCAGAAGACATAAAAGGAACTGAAGGTGTGAACAAGCTGGAAGCAAAAATCATGAATGAAATCAGCTCCCTGATGCAAGAAGGTAAGATTGTTCAAGTAGTGACAACCAAACGCGTCTTGTCATAG
- the fliM gene encoding flagellar motor switch protein FliM — protein MAEVLSQSEIDALLAALSSGEMDANELKKEETERKVKVYDFKRALRFSKDQIRGLTRIHENYARLLTTYFSAQLRTFVQITVASVDQLPYDEFIRSIPKMTILNIFEAPPLEGRMVLEVNPNIAYTMLDRLLGGQGAIPEKMGALTEIETTVMERVFGKALDTFHEAWKQIIELDPYQEGLEMNPQFMQIVSPNEIVVVISFSTKIGDTTGMINLCLPHVVLEPIMTKLSGQYWFSKQKKTRDEEERLRVEERVKVAKLPIVAEMGTATITVGDFLQLQKGDVIQLDQSIDNKLKIKVGDHLKFLGQPGTLKGRVAVQIDEVIEEGEEQNE, from the coding sequence ATGGCCGAGGTTCTCTCACAGAGTGAGATTGATGCGCTGTTGGCCGCCCTATCTTCGGGCGAAATGGATGCCAACGAGCTGAAAAAGGAAGAAACTGAGCGTAAAGTCAAGGTATATGATTTCAAACGCGCCCTGCGGTTCTCAAAAGATCAGATCCGTGGTTTAACGCGAATCCATGAAAACTACGCGAGGCTGTTGACTACGTATTTTTCAGCTCAGCTCCGTACCTTCGTGCAAATTACGGTTGCCTCCGTCGATCAATTGCCGTATGACGAATTTATACGTTCTATTCCCAAGATGACCATCTTGAACATCTTTGAAGCTCCTCCGCTGGAAGGACGAATGGTTTTGGAAGTGAATCCAAACATCGCCTATACCATGCTGGATCGACTTCTGGGAGGACAGGGGGCGATTCCGGAAAAGATGGGCGCCCTTACGGAAATTGAAACAACGGTGATGGAACGCGTATTCGGCAAAGCGCTGGATACTTTCCACGAGGCATGGAAGCAAATCATTGAGCTAGATCCGTACCAGGAAGGCTTGGAGATGAATCCACAGTTCATGCAGATCGTCTCACCTAACGAGATTGTCGTGGTAATCTCCTTTAGTACCAAAATCGGCGATACAACGGGAATGATCAATCTCTGTTTGCCTCACGTGGTACTGGAACCAATCATGACAAAGCTGTCTGGACAATACTGGTTCTCCAAACAAAAGAAAACGCGGGATGAAGAAGAGCGTCTCCGTGTAGAAGAGCGAGTAAAAGTTGCAAAATTGCCGATTGTTGCTGAAATGGGAACAGCTACGATTACAGTAGGAGATTTCCTGCAGCTACAAAAAGGCGATGTCATTCAATTAGATCAATCGATCGACAATAAGTTGAAAATTAAAGTAGGCGACCACTTAAAGTTCTTGGGTCAGCCAGGAACACTTAAAGGAAGAGTCGCCGTACAGATTGATGAAGTCATAGAGGAGGGGGAGGAACAAAATGAGTAG
- the fliY gene encoding flagellar motor switch phosphatase FliY has protein sequence MSRDMLSQDEIDALLRANNLVEDEEEAVSAVTQDVADFLSPFEQDALGEIGNISFGSAATALSTLLSQKVDITTPTVSVVNVDELESEFPIPHVAVHVEYTDGFKGINLLVIRMEDAAVIADLMMGGDGRPANTEMSELHISAVQEAMNQMMGSAATSMSTIFNQFINITPPGIDVMDLAQGKGGDSFSDDDSPLVKVSFRLKVGEQGELIDSNIMQLLPLSFAKKMIDRLVGGSEDEAAVAALIDEIEMPSLPAMSLSAPSVQPSVQEQPQSHVPPVAPPPQQQPMYQQPPGYAQPMGYPGQPPMYPDAYGQQMMPPGYAPYPGMYQQPPMAPPTPQHFGGPAASQANVVPAQFAPLGGAPMYTGDIQNLNLLHDIPLQVTVELGRTKKLIREILDLSAGSIIQLDKLAGEHVDILVNNKLIAKGEVVVIDENFGVRVTDIISQIDRVQKLQ, from the coding sequence ATGAGTAGAGATATGCTTTCTCAAGACGAGATTGACGCGCTGTTACGTGCGAACAACTTGGTTGAGGACGAAGAGGAAGCTGTGTCGGCAGTGACCCAGGATGTTGCCGATTTTCTGTCCCCGTTTGAACAGGATGCACTCGGAGAAATTGGTAATATCTCCTTTGGGAGCGCAGCTACTGCGTTATCTACTTTGTTAAGTCAAAAAGTAGATATTACAACCCCTACTGTTTCGGTAGTCAATGTCGATGAATTGGAAAGCGAATTTCCGATTCCTCACGTGGCAGTCCACGTGGAATATACAGATGGTTTCAAAGGAATTAACCTGTTAGTCATTCGCATGGAAGATGCTGCAGTTATCGCGGATCTGATGATGGGCGGAGACGGCAGACCGGCGAACACTGAAATGTCTGAGCTTCATATCAGCGCGGTTCAGGAAGCAATGAATCAGATGATGGGTTCCGCTGCTACGTCCATGTCGACGATTTTCAACCAGTTCATTAATATTACGCCACCAGGCATCGACGTAATGGATCTGGCGCAAGGCAAGGGTGGGGACAGCTTCTCTGATGATGACAGTCCTCTAGTGAAAGTATCTTTCCGCTTAAAGGTAGGAGAGCAAGGCGAACTTATCGATTCAAATATTATGCAGCTTCTCCCGCTTTCCTTTGCGAAAAAGATGATTGATAGACTAGTGGGAGGTTCAGAGGATGAAGCAGCAGTGGCGGCCCTCATAGATGAGATAGAGATGCCTTCTCTGCCTGCTATGAGTCTGTCGGCTCCTTCTGTCCAGCCAAGTGTGCAAGAGCAACCACAGAGCCACGTACCGCCTGTAGCGCCGCCACCACAGCAACAGCCGATGTATCAGCAACCACCGGGTTACGCTCAGCCAATGGGCTACCCAGGACAGCCGCCGATGTATCCTGACGCGTATGGACAACAAATGATGCCACCTGGCTACGCTCCGTACCCAGGTATGTATCAGCAGCCTCCAATGGCTCCGCCAACACCACAGCATTTCGGAGGTCCTGCAGCAAGTCAGGCGAATGTAGTACCAGCACAATTTGCTCCGCTTGGAGGTGCTCCTATGTATACAGGAGACATACAGAACTTAAACTTGCTTCACGACATTCCATTGCAAGTCACAGTTGAGTTAGGCCGCACGAAAAAGCTTATTAGAGAAATCCTTGACTTGTCCGCTGGATCGATTATACAGTTGGACAAGCTGGCAGGTGAGCATGTAGACATTTTGGTGAACAACAAATTAATTGCCAAGGGCGAGGTTGTCGTCATTGATGAGAACTTTGGGGTTCGTGTTACAGACATCATCAGTCAGATAGATCGTGTTCAAAAATTACAATAA
- a CDS encoding response regulator, with amino-acid sequence MSNKVLIVDDAAFMRMMIKEILSKNGYSVVGEASDGAQAVEKYKELGPDLVTMDITMPEMDGISALKEIKKLDPNARVIMCSAMGQQAMVIDAIQAGAKDFIVKPFQADRVLEAIKKTMS; translated from the coding sequence ATGTCTAACAAAGTTTTAATCGTCGACGATGCAGCGTTCATGCGTATGATGATCAAGGAAATTCTTTCGAAAAACGGGTACAGCGTCGTAGGGGAAGCAAGTGACGGTGCACAAGCAGTTGAAAAGTACAAAGAATTGGGACCTGATCTCGTAACCATGGATATTACCATGCCAGAGATGGATGGAATTTCTGCATTGAAAGAAATTAAAAAGTTGGATCCTAACGCGCGTGTGATCATGTGCTCCGCGATGGGACAACAAGCGATGGTAATCGATGCGATCCAGGCGGGCGCAAAAGACTTCATCGTAAAACCATTCCAGGCGGATCGCGTTCTGGAAGCGATCAAAAAGACAATGAGCTAA
- a CDS encoding flagellar biosynthetic protein FliO, translated as MMMIRNAGARLILAFSLILLLFVSSLASTAFAEGSVADAYNQGKVPTSNAPAGSEQPAAIPGSGTGSMIGYLVQVIFSLGFIAVLIFLLLRFLGRRQGAQSHGPIKVISATALGNGKTLQVVMIGESLYIVGVGENVQLLRRIEPGEEVDLILADAEIKPMKSPFSLEWLPFGKKKQAEEEILFSSDMDGKSFQDLLQGQWNDLKNRPDHTEHWKEEQAQDRGDQK; from the coding sequence ATGATGATGATCCGGAATGCAGGGGCAAGACTCATTTTAGCCTTCAGTCTGATCCTGTTGCTTTTCGTCTCCTCCCTGGCGAGTACCGCTTTTGCGGAAGGTTCAGTAGCGGATGCGTACAACCAGGGAAAAGTGCCAACTAGCAATGCGCCCGCCGGCAGTGAACAGCCGGCGGCCATTCCGGGCAGCGGAACAGGAAGTATGATCGGGTATCTAGTTCAAGTCATCTTTTCGCTAGGCTTTATTGCAGTATTAATCTTTTTACTGCTCCGTTTTCTTGGTCGACGTCAAGGGGCTCAGAGTCATGGACCAATTAAAGTGATTAGCGCCACTGCGCTAGGCAATGGCAAAACACTTCAGGTTGTTATGATCGGTGAGTCATTGTACATCGTGGGAGTGGGAGAAAACGTTCAATTGCTTCGTAGGATCGAACCGGGTGAAGAGGTAGATTTGATCTTGGCTGACGCAGAGATCAAACCGATGAAAAGCCCATTCTCGCTAGAATGGCTCCCGTTCGGTAAGAAAAAGCAGGCAGAAGAAGAAATCTTGTTTTCTTCTGATATGGACGGCAAAAGCTTTCAAGATCTGTTGCAGGGTCAATGGAACGACTTGAAAAATCGTCCAGACCATACAGAACATTGGAAGGAAGAGCAAGCTCAGGACAGAGGGGACCAAAAATGA
- the fliP gene encoding flagellar type III secretion system pore protein FliP (The bacterial flagellar biogenesis protein FliP forms a type III secretion system (T3SS)-type pore required for flagellar assembly.) yields MKYFLQVLMLVAVLLSVPDMVMAAPAGTPLVPSIDLKIGGGTGTPQETSTAIQLLLILTVLSVAPAILLLMTSFARIVIVLSFVRNALATQQMPPNQVLIALALFMTFFIMAPTLGQVNETAVQPFMQGKLTQQQALDKAVIPFKEFMAKQTREKDLALFLEYTKAERPKSIQDIPLNALVPAFAISELKTAFQIGFMIFIPFLVIDMIVSSILMGMGMMMLPPVMISLPFKILLFIMVDGWYLIVKSLLTSF; encoded by the coding sequence ATGAAATATTTTTTGCAGGTGCTGATGCTTGTCGCAGTGTTGCTATCCGTACCTGATATGGTCATGGCGGCGCCAGCGGGAACACCGCTTGTTCCGAGCATTGATTTGAAGATAGGCGGCGGAACAGGAACACCGCAGGAGACATCGACGGCCATTCAGCTGTTACTGATTTTGACAGTACTATCTGTAGCTCCAGCGATTTTGCTTTTAATGACCAGTTTTGCGCGAATTGTTATTGTGTTGTCTTTTGTTCGAAATGCGCTGGCAACTCAACAAATGCCACCGAACCAGGTTTTGATTGCCCTTGCGTTGTTTATGACATTTTTCATTATGGCTCCGACACTCGGACAAGTAAACGAAACAGCCGTGCAGCCATTTATGCAAGGAAAGCTAACGCAGCAGCAGGCATTGGACAAAGCGGTCATCCCCTTTAAGGAATTTATGGCAAAGCAGACGCGTGAAAAAGATTTAGCACTTTTTCTGGAATACACAAAAGCCGAACGACCAAAATCGATCCAAGATATTCCGTTGAATGCTCTCGTACCTGCTTTTGCCATTAGTGAATTGAAGACGGCTTTTCAGATCGGCTTTATGATATTCATTCCTTTTCTCGTAATTGATATGATCGTCTCCAGTATTTTGATGGGGATGGGGATGATGATGTTACCGCCGGTTATGATTTCATTGCCGTTTAAGATTTTATTGTTCATCATGGTGGATGGTTGGTATCTCATAGTGAAATCACTTTTGACCAGTTTTTAG
- the fliQ gene encoding flagellar biosynthesis protein FliQ, with protein MTQELLMQIAQSSVYTILLISAPALGVALLVGLMVSVFQATTQIQEQTLAFIPKIVAVFVVILAVGPWMLRVLLDFTMGIFGNLHRFVG; from the coding sequence ATGACACAAGAATTACTTATGCAGATTGCCCAAAGCTCTGTTTATACCATCCTGCTGATTTCGGCACCCGCACTTGGGGTCGCCTTACTGGTCGGTTTGATGGTCAGTGTCTTTCAGGCAACGACACAAATTCAGGAGCAGACACTCGCTTTCATTCCAAAGATCGTGGCCGTATTTGTCGTGATATTGGCTGTCGGCCCATGGATGCTTCGGGTACTGCTTGATTTTACGATGGGGATCTTCGGTAACCTTCATCGTTTTGTTGGGTAG
- the fliR gene encoding flagellar biosynthetic protein FliR produces MNLFLMYLPVFLLVFVRMSAFFVTAPFFSIRGVPNQFKIGLAFIIAVISFQSLPVQGEIPMDLTFILYVMKEALVGVILGYICEMMFIAIQVAGGLMDMQMGLAMANVIDPKTGAYIPVTGNFKNILAVLYFFSIDGHHMLIRGVISSYQVIPVDIMWAAFGSENVMMTAVKTFQTMFMSAFMIAAPIVVALFLVDLSLGIIAKSVPQFNIFVVGLPIKLLAGFLLLIVVMPAFLLTLNGLFGNMFRALAEMMKSLGGSP; encoded by the coding sequence ATGAATCTTTTTCTGATGTATCTGCCCGTATTCTTGCTTGTTTTTGTCCGAATGAGTGCCTTTTTTGTAACGGCTCCGTTCTTTTCCATTCGTGGCGTACCGAATCAGTTTAAAATCGGCCTCGCGTTTATCATTGCCGTCATTAGTTTTCAATCCTTGCCGGTACAAGGCGAGATTCCGATGGATTTGACTTTTATTCTGTATGTCATGAAGGAAGCGCTTGTTGGTGTCATTCTTGGTTACATATGTGAAATGATGTTTATCGCCATTCAGGTTGCCGGCGGACTGATGGACATGCAGATGGGTCTCGCAATGGCAAACGTGATTGACCCCAAAACAGGTGCATATATCCCGGTGACAGGTAACTTCAAAAATATTCTCGCTGTCCTGTACTTTTTCAGTATTGACGGGCATCACATGCTGATACGAGGTGTGATAAGCAGTTACCAGGTTATACCGGTGGACATCATGTGGGCGGCTTTCGGAAGCGAAAACGTCATGATGACAGCAGTAAAAACCTTTCAAACGATGTTTATGAGTGCGTTTATGATTGCGGCACCGATCGTCGTTGCATTGTTTCTGGTTGATCTCTCTCTTGGTATTATCGCCAAATCTGTCCCGCAGTTTAATATCTTTGTGGTGGGTTTGCCCATAAAACTGCTTGCAGGCTTTTTACTTCTTATCGTGGTGATGCCTGCGTTCTTGCTGACCCTGAACGGATTGTTTGGGAATATGTTCCGGGCACTTGCAGAAATGATGAAATCGCTCGGAGGATCACCATGA
- the flhB gene encoding flagellar biosynthesis protein FlhB has translation MNQLRLSYQIDLQFFNGEKTEKATPKKKQDARKKGQVAKSQDLSPALSLTAFFFLLMMLGSTMLGIFQDLMRESLITYTTWQVNEENLKVIVMQLVFEAIKIVGPILGLSFLVAFAVNYMQVGWLISTEPLQMKLEKIDPIKGAKRIFSLRSLVELLKSLLKISAGIYVAYVILWSAKEQVVQLSLLSIGAVLSFTAEEVTKLGIYLGLLLFILAILDYAYQRYEHEKNLRMSKQDLKDEHKQAEGDPLIKGKIRERQRSMAIRRMMQELPKADVIITNPTHFAVAVRYDASAMSAPTVIAKGQDYLALKIREVAKKHRIVTMENKPLARALYSQVEVGQQIPEEMFKAVAEVLAYVYKLQGKVK, from the coding sequence ATGAATCAATTGAGGCTTTCTTATCAAATAGATCTTCAATTTTTTAATGGGGAAAAGACAGAAAAAGCTACGCCCAAGAAAAAGCAAGACGCACGAAAAAAAGGGCAAGTCGCGAAAAGTCAGGATCTTTCCCCAGCCCTATCTTTGACAGCATTTTTCTTTCTGTTAATGATGCTTGGCTCTACCATGCTAGGCATATTTCAAGATTTGATGCGGGAATCATTGATTACATACACCACATGGCAAGTAAATGAAGAAAATTTAAAAGTCATCGTGATGCAGCTTGTATTTGAAGCGATAAAAATTGTAGGACCTATCCTAGGCTTGAGTTTTCTTGTCGCATTCGCGGTGAACTACATGCAGGTAGGCTGGCTAATTAGTACAGAACCCCTTCAAATGAAACTGGAAAAGATCGATCCAATTAAAGGGGCAAAGCGAATTTTTTCCTTACGCTCGCTCGTAGAGCTACTGAAATCTTTATTAAAAATAAGTGCAGGCATATATGTCGCGTACGTCATTTTGTGGAGTGCAAAGGAACAAGTTGTACAGCTTTCCTTATTGTCTATCGGAGCAGTCCTATCGTTTACTGCCGAAGAGGTGACAAAGCTGGGAATCTATCTCGGGTTATTGCTTTTCATTCTCGCGATTCTGGACTACGCCTATCAGCGTTATGAGCATGAAAAGAATCTGCGGATGTCCAAGCAGGATCTCAAGGACGAGCATAAGCAAGCGGAAGGTGATCCGCTCATTAAAGGGAAGATTCGTGAACGGCAAAGAAGCATGGCCATTCGCCGTATGATGCAGGAGCTTCCCAAAGCGGATGTCATTATTACGAACCCGACTCACTTTGCTGTTGCCGTTCGCTATGACGCAAGTGCGATGAGCGCACCGACGGTAATCGCCAAAGGGCAAGACTATCTAGCATTAAAAATAAGGGAAGTAGCGAAAAAGCATCGTATCGTTACCATGGAAAACAAGCCCTTGGCCCGGGCTCTCTATAGTCAAGTTGAAGTTGGGCAACAAATTCCCGAAGAGATGTTTAAAGCGGTCGCGGAAGTTCTCGCGTACGTCTACAAGCTGCAAGGGAAAGTGAAATAA